The sequence aatgagtttaattttaatatattaaaagtatattttttttagcTTTATtcaacttcaaagttcaaacaatAACCAAtggtgtttaaaaaaaaaaaaaacccaagaaaaaccaATAACTAACGGTGTGGAATTCGGTACAAATTTAAATTCTTACCGTCAACGTTAGTAAAATGACAGCTCTATTAAGCGGTTAATCCCTCAGAAATGCAAGGAACCGCGCCAATGACTGCTGAGGCCACCACCTCCAAAGGCACCGTGCTGGCTCGGTCGCTCAAGGAGGCTGAAATGCAGTATTCGTCGGCCAAGGTATCAGTGTGGTGGGACATAGAGAACTGCCCTGTGTCTCGTGGCTGCGACGCGCATTCGATCGCAAAGAACATCAGTTCCGCACTGGTTCGCATGAACTACTGCGGCCCCGTCTCCATCTCAGCGTACGGCGACACCAACCGCATTCCATCGTCCGTGCAGCACGCGCTCTCCAGCACCGGCATCTCCCTCAACCACGTCCCCGCAGGTACGCCTCATTTCTACCACTTCGTTAAACCCTAGCCTCCATTTTCTTGATACAGATATATGTAATCTTTTTCTTGTTATATCTTCAACGTGTCATACGcgatatagaaaatatttcaaacTGAAAGATTTGTTTATATTCTCTGTTGAAGAGGTATTTGGAGTAATGCTGATGTTGTGTATTAAATTATATACTTCTTGAGCATGGAATGTGACTTGTTAATGTTTAGTGTGATTAAGGGTGCATGGTGTGtggtttttgattctgttttggaTTGTGTGAGAGGTTTGGATTGGTTTGGTTTCATTCTAGGTGTGAAAGATGCAAGTGACAAGAAGATTTTAGTTGATATGTTATTCTGGGCGGTGGACAACCCTGCTCCTGCGAATTATTTGCTTATTTCCGGAGATAGGGACTTCTCGAATGCCCTGCATCAGCTGCGCATGAGAAGGTACAACATTCTTCTCGCTCAACCACTAAAAGCTTCGGCGTCCCTCACTGCTGCTGCTAGGAGTGTGTGGCTCTGGACTAGCCTTTCTGCCGGTGGGCCACCACTATCCAGTGGCAGCTCGTCAAACATTGCAAGTAATACCCAAAGCTTTAGTTCTGAAAGGGTTCAAAACCGTGTTTCTGAACCGTCTCAACCAAGATTCAAAGAAAAATACACCAACTGCGATGCAAGCCAATTTCCGGAGAGTAAGACTAAGAACAATCATTGCTCTAATCCGGAACTTCCACAGGCAAAGTTGTTTCCCAGGGCTCCCCATGAATTCTTTTGTAATAAGCCCAACATCGCAACTATTAGTTCTGCACTTAGTCTTCCAAGCCACCAAGACCACTCAAAAAGCAGTGGTAGTAACTCTAGTGGTGGAATTCCTCATGATTCACAGAATAGCTTTTTGAGGCAAAACAACCTCCATGATCATCAGGAATCTAGACAAGATTATAGAATAAGTACTAGTCAGTCGCctaatgttgtcagcttaactacatcaacAGAGCATAATCCACATGCCAGCCAAGCATCGTGTTATGAGAATGTGGACAAGGGGTCTTCTCGTAATTGTGAACAGTCTAAAACTTCTTTGTCCAGCTTCATCCCTAATACCAGTTCTAGCGATACCTGGGGAGCTAAATTTCTACGACCACCTTCTGAGTACGACCAACATCTTATAGGCTGCATTCTGTTAACTTTAGACACCCTGAAGGCTGAAAAGGTTATGCCTACTCACGGAAATATTTCTGATTGCATTCGATATGGAGATGTGAGATATCAGACAATGGATGTCAGGAAGGCTTTAGATTGTGCAATAGAGCACGGAATGGTAGTAAAACAAAGCATAGGTTCATTGAATTTTTATGTTAACAAAAATGGGAAACTCTGGAAGTGTGTGAACCCTATAGGTGGTTATCCTAATGATTTCTCAGACGCAACATGGGCTAGAATACAGCAATTCCTTTCTTCACCAACTGGAAAATCGTCAATTTTGGCATCCCGTTGCAGGTAGATATTTGTAAATTTTCTTGACCTTACCGCACTCCTTCGTATACATCAGGAGTCCATTGATGAGAAGGGGCTGGGGAAAGCTTGAACCCAATTCCTACGGTGATGAATATAGCGCAAACCAAAGAGAATCATGACTTTGAGTTGTACCAAGTGGGAAACCAAGCGGATTTATTTTTTGTCCCATAATTCTCCACTATTTTACATAAAATGATATGCCCTAGTTGTGCACTTTGTTTTTTTACCTTCTTGGAGAAAGCTTTATCACTAATATATTTATACTATTTTCGTTTTTGTTAGATATGAAGCATCGCTTATTCTTAGGAGATCATGCATGGAAAAGGAGGTTTTAGGTGATGTACTTAAGATTCTGGAGATGATAATCTCGGTCAAGAAGTGGATTATACATAACCATTCCGGGGAGTGGCAGCCGATTACTATTACACTTGAGCAGAGTTGAGATGATGTAGAGAGTAGTTCTCCTGGTTCTGGTGTTAAACCAGATCAAAATCTGCTTAACGTCAATGCTTGCATACACATACACACAGAGATACATACAGGCATATAGTTAATGGAAGGAAAGAAGGTTGGATAGATCAAATGATCAATATGAGGTTTCTTTGAAAATCTGTGGAAAACCGAAGACGCAGGGACGGCATACATATTATGAATATAAATATGCCGTTGATCAAATTTTGCTTTTATTAGGTTAACCCAATTGTGTAGCATCGGAGTTGAACCAAATATCTGAGGTTAGGAAGAtgttcccttttttttctttttttcttttttttttttatgaaaaatagaaAGTTAGTGGGATGAAAAGATGATATTTTCCTCTATATACCAAACTATGTTGGTAGTctcaaatggttatagaaaatTGTAGTTTAGACGATTAAGTGCTAGGCCCATCTCAAATCGTCGCTTTcacattcaaattttttttcaagttgCTTCTCTCATCACCATTGTTCACTACATTTTTAAAACACGTCTTTGTATGTATATATAGAACAGAAAATTTTCCTAGAATTAATTAAGGCTTTTGAAattattttactcttttaactaGTCATATGCAAAAAATCTTCTATTAATAGGTGTGATGATATGAAAAGTACAAAAGCAACATAGATACTTGTTCCGAAGCTTATCTAAAACCAGAGTGATTTGGGTTTGGATGCGAGATTCAGATGCCTTTGGGTGTAGTGTCCGACGTCTTCTCTTGCAGGGATGAAGTCGTTCAAGTTCCTTGTGAGGAGGTGGATGTGGTACCTGTAAGGAATTTTTAtgtttaagttagcatgggttttaagcaggtttttagtagattggagtttgaaaaatatttgagaaTATTTATAGGTATAGAGGTAGGGGTCAATAACCACCATTAGAGTAGTTTTACTTTTGATGATGGATTAGTTACTTCCTTTTGTTAAGACGGGTATTAAGATCTCCTTTCTAGATGAGTAGGCGTTGGTTGAGATTCATCTTATTTGAATAAGTTGGGTCAAGTTGGCGCCGCGTAGACCGACCTTTATGAGGTCGGGTAGATCCCAGAGTGTGATTTGTACTTTTGCTCTGTAGACTAAACTTCTAATCATTTTGGGCCTGTCTAAAGTGTGATATGTTTCATTTCAAATCGTTTAATTGAAATGTGGCTACTTAATCTTTTTTTCATATAACTCGTTTAAATATGAGCTATTTTTAGGACTTCACAACTTGCTTACTTTAAGTCCTTTTAAAGCATCAGATCATCTTTATAACCATCAGACTTAGTCGCTTTATCAATTGTGCCTCTACTCGAGGTCGAGTTTTATGAAGTCGGATTTGAGCAATCAAGCGGATCGGATTATCAAATGAAACCTTTCAATGATTTGTTCAAATCATTCGATTCGAGTTGTTTCTAGAGTGATAAAATTTTATACGACTTGTTTTTAATACAAATCGCTTAGAATATATGGTTATTTTTTACTCGATTTCGTTCAACTCATAACATTGAGATGTTTTAAATCATCAAGCCATATTATAACCATTAGACACCAATTTGAACCTCGTCGCTTTATCCGAGCGACCATTTAAAAGATTAGCTTGTAATTTTCGCGCTTTGCTGAGCATAAATTGGCGCCTTAGGTGAAGGGATTATATGCTTATTCCCTCCCCTTTCTAGTTTTTATAAGGTTGCCATCCTTGTGTATGATCCAGCTCGTTTTTTCTGAGCTGTTTTAATTGGAGGATAGTTTTTACGTTTCAAAGTTCAAAACGCTTTTACCGTCCTTCtatttctttctaactcttttctgTACGAGTCATTTGGTTGGAGGATTGTTCTTACGTTTCGATTTTGTTCAAAACGTTTGCAATCCTTTCTTTAGGGCTTTATCATCTTTGATGACATGCTTTAACTTGCATGCTTCTTGCATGCATCTGACTTGTCATTTTCGACTTTCTCCTAACTTCGCTTGTTGTACGAGTTTGCGGGTTATAAGATTGTTTTTATGATTTCGATTTCACTTCGATTTGTTATACAATCCGTCCTTGAACTCGGATCTCGTCGCTTTAAGTCGGAAAAGGTGTGCATCAGGAGTAAGGTTTGTTTTCTAGCTGTAGTATCTCTGCAGTTGTAGACATGGCGCGATCTAGGTAGATCATTTTCGAGCAATTCGAAATTTTTGTATTAGTTCTTTCCCAAGTCTTAAGTGACTTTTTTGGGGTCTTTCTATTTTGTTACCAGATGTTCATTGCCCGATTTTGGCTTTATATCATTTTGGATCAAGACGAGGTCGCTAGTGGAGAAACTTCTTTGTATGACATTCTTAGTGTATTTCATAGCCATTTTTATAAGCTCCTTCTTGAGGTCGTACCTCAAGAAAGAGGTTGATTTTTTCTCTGTAAGCTTGGAGGTTTTCAACCAAATTATAGAGTTTGATCCTTGAACTTTCTTCATTTGTCCTCATTGGGATTATTGATTCAATGTCGTGGGCAGGTAGACAAGATGATTCCCCATCTATGGATTAGGGGGTTGTCCAATGTATCTattgtaagaaccgcaactaatcaaccggttaattaagtgattaattcccaaattagattccaaaaagttagagtgagaatttgaggatttaaaggtgattttcaaCTGTCGGTACCACACGAAAAAAAGTGAAaaccgtcaaaaaccttagaaaaacattagatgggcccaagcccaacatatataagcactTAAGTGAACCCCTTTTCACTCACAAAACACAACACATACAGCAAAAAAGAGAAGAGGGAGAGGAGAAGAGATAGAACACTATTCACTCTTTACTTCAATCCatgatatcttgagctacggtgctccgattcgcgtgTCGTCAGCGGCTACGCGAAGCTTTTGCCGAGCCCGTCAATTCTATCTAAACCTTTTGGTAAGTTTCTCGAAATTCCTCTTCCCTTATGCTGCCCTAAGATTTCGAGTTTGATGAGTGATGATCTTGAGGAAACCTtgtattttggttgtttaggtgctaCTCCTTGGTGAGGAAATATTGGGTTCTAGCCCAATTTTCAGTAAATGAGGTAGGTTCTCAAGAACCCTAGTAAAATGACTAATTTTGGGTATTAGATTTTGatttatgtgatatatgtggTGTTAGCTTGGattttggagcttgttggtgcttgtcGGAGATTCTTGGTGGCCTAGATTGTGGTTGAAAGCTCATTTGGTGCTCATTTAGGGTTTTGGTGTAtaaggaaatcggccaaggtatggtttcggtttcctctatgtagtatataatattcatggacacttaggctagtgacctataagATAGGTTGGATTTGTATGGTTGTTGATGATAGTTGGTTGAAGTTGTATGCTAAATTGATGATGTTCTGTTGGGAAATGACGATGTTGAGTTATGATGTTTGATGACTTGAATGATTGTATGTGGTTGGATATTGATATAAGTATGAATGAaattgatgatgagaattgatagGAATAAATTGATGGTTGGTAAATGTGTGGGTGGAACAATTGAGCTTAGTGTCATATATTTAGTGTTTGATGATTAAGAATGGTGCAATATGATTTAAAAGGGTAgattgtgctggaaatggaagttTGGTATTGATCTAGTTGGATGTGGTTTGTGAATTTGGTAAAATTGGTACATGTAAAAGTTGGATAAAAAagaatttttggtgaactttgcctAATCATAACTTTttcctcggttttcaaaatttgatgaaacttgtctagaattaaagatctttgaaaatcctttaaatcgatataaagtttgtgaactttagaattttgtaaaagaagttatgatcattcaaagttggtgttaaaaatatgaaattctgcaaagttgcagaattttatgatttctgatatgtgcgcacgcacagccttgtgggGACGCACAACcatactgggcactgttaccatactgagaacctccagttctcataccatatttctgttgtatttttcagatgcaggtcgcaacccacctcggtgagttgctttggatggtgacagaagtggatgatcttggattcttttggagtctttttggcttattttgtttatatatatctccttttgtattttgttttgcctagaggcttgtatttgagagaacaaaatttgtataagctgtttttactgtctgATTCTGTATATTTGTATATGGCAAGCCAGCTCAAACTCTGCGAGtcgtggctagtttcttatgatattatataccTATCTCTTATTACATCTTATCTGTTTCTTGTACCTTAAGATattagcttcgttagtacgttttgtgcttttgaaatcctgtttttgagctatatccttcattgggcttctagattatattattatttCTATATATAcattatgtatgagcttagaactatcgtaatctctgattaacctttgctttacgacgcaagGTAAAGcctaggctaattagggtgttacatctgTGGTATCGATCCAAACTCTAACGTGTTGACTTTTTTGCTTTCAGAGTTGCTTAAGCTGGAATTTTTATTGTAGCATTTATCCCCTTACTATGAGGTATTTCACTTGTCTCGGCACTAGAGAAAATGACCCAAGCAAGTCAAAACCCCATTTTGTAAAAGTCATGGTGAAGTgacgctgatgagctcttttgGTGCTGCCACATGAAAATTGGTATGCATTTGACAGGGTGGGCACTTCTTGACGAAGTCGGTCGCTCCCCTTTGCAAGGTTAGCCACTAGAAACCAGCTCATAATACCTTTTTAGCTAGTGACCTTGCTCCTAGATGATTTCCACATATGTCACTATAGATTTCTTCTTGGACCTCTTCAGTTTTGGAGGTCAGAACGCATTTCAGTAGGGGTGTACATACTCCTCTTCTATAGAGAATATTGTGAACTAGAGTATAATTCTGTGTTTTCCTTATGAGTCTCCctgcttccctttcttctttagAGATAATATCGAATTTGAGATATTTGATAATAGGAGTCATCCAACCCAAGTTTAGATTGGAAATTGTTAGAGTGTCCGACTTGCCAACTTTTTTGGCCACTGATGGTGTGTGAAGAGTTTCTTGAATTAGGCTTTTGTTGTTGCCCCCTGGCTTTGTGCTAGCCAATTTGAAGAGGACATTAGTTCGGCAATTGAGCTCCTAAGTTATATGCATGACCTCTGTTTCTTGAAATTGTGTCAGTTGTTCTAGTGTTTTCTCTAAATACCTCTTCATGGTAGGATCTTTGGTTTGGTAATCCCCATTTAAATGAGAGGTTGTCATTTGGGAGTCATTAAACACTGTAACTTTTGAGGCTTCGGCTTCTTTGGCTAGCCTTAAGGCAGCAAGCATGGCTTCATATTCACCTTAGTTGTTGGAGGCTGGAAACTCGAATTTTAATGAGAGTTCTACCCGAGTTCATTCCTCATTCTCAAGAATGATTCTTGCTTCACTACCAGCTTTATTTGATGATTTATCTACATATAAATGCCAACCTGTAGGGCTTTCTTGTTGTTCTCCTATGTATTCAGCTAAGAAGTTGGCCAGATATTGAGATTTGATGGTTCTATGAGCTTCATGTCGAACTCGAATAATTCTACAGCTCATTGTAACATCTGTCCTGCAATATTTGTCTTTTGGAGGATATGTTTCATGGGTTGGTTAGTTCAGACTCTAATGATATCGACTTGGAAGTAAGGTCGAGTCTTCTGGAAGCTAAGACTAGgacataggcaaatttttctattttttgatagtttaattcTACCCCATGTAATGCCTTACTCGTGAAGTATACAACGCTGCCCGTCCTTATCTTCTCAAATGAGGGCACAGGCTATGACCCTGTCTGCTACAGCTATGtacaactcttcttcttcttcttcttcttcaggttGGTGAGAATAGGTGACTGAGTCAAAAAATTTTTGAAGTCTTAAGAAGTTTGCTCACATTCTTGAGTTCAGTAGAATTGATATCCCTTTTTTGAGAATTAAGAATAAATGTAGAAATTTCAAAGTCGACCCTGCTAAGAATTTAGATAGGACTGTCAGTCTGCCGTTTAGCTATTAAACTTTCTTCAGacaggtcgggcttttcatttccaCGATTGCCCTACATTTATCTAGGTTGGCTTCAATGCCTCTTTGGGTGAGCACGAATTCTAGAAACTTTTCGACTTCCACTGCAAAAGTGCACTTTGTGGAATTTAATCTCATGCCGTGATGTCTTATCGTGTTAAACACTTCTTTAAGGTCGGTCAGCAGACTAGCttctttcttagtttttacaAGAAtatcatccacgtagacttccattaatTTTCCGAAGTGAGATGAAAATACCTTGTTCATTAATCGTCGATATGTGACTCTAGTATTTTTCAACCTAAAGGGCATTACCACATAGCAATAGTTTGTCCTGGGAGTAATGAATGAAAGATGTCTTCTCCTAATCCGGTTAGTACATC is a genomic window of Arachis ipaensis cultivar K30076 chromosome B06, Araip1.1, whole genome shotgun sequence containing:
- the LOC107646579 gene encoding uncharacterized protein LOC107646579; this encodes MQGTAPMTAEATTSKGTVLARSLKEAEMQYSSAKVSVWWDIENCPVSRGCDAHSIAKNISSALVRMNYCGPVSISAYGDTNRIPSSVQHALSSTGISLNHVPAGVKDASDKKILVDMLFWAVDNPAPANYLLISGDRDFSNALHQLRMRRYNILLAQPLKASASLTAAARSVWLWTSLSAGGPPLSSGSSSNIASNTQSFSSERVQNRVSEPSQPRFKEKYTNCDASQFPESKTKNNHCSNPELPQAKLFPRAPHEFFCNKPNIATISSALSLPSHQDHSKSSGSNSSGGIPHDSQNSFLRQNNLHDHQESRQDYRISTSQSPNVVSLTTSTEHNPHASQASCYENVDKGSSRNCEQSKTSLSSFIPNTSSSDTWGAKFLRPPSEYDQHLIGCILLTLDTLKAEKVMPTHGNISDCIRYGDVRYQTMDVRKALDCAIEHGMVVKQSIGSLNFYVNKNGKLWKCVNPIGGYPNDFSDATWARIQQFLSSPTGKSSILASRCRYEASLILRRSCMEKEVLGDVLKILEMIISVKKWIIHNHSGEWQPITITLEQS